A stretch of DNA from Excalfactoria chinensis isolate bCotChi1 chromosome 19, bCotChi1.hap2, whole genome shotgun sequence:
CGGGCAGCGGGAGCGGGGAGCGGGTCTCGCCGTGGGGCGTGTGCGAGGAGACCGCCATCCTGCACGGCGGCTTCCTGCTGGCCTCCAGGCTCCTTCAGCCGCGGCCGCTGCGGGAGCTGCGCAAAGCCGAATGGCCGCTCGTCGGGCCGCCCATCACCGACGCGCTGAGGGAGATCGGCGCCCGCTGCCCTTCGGCGCGGCAGCACGAGCTGTGGAAGAAGGAGGCCGTGTCCATCGTGTGGGCCAAGGTGCTGCTGCCCGCCCCGCCTGCCGCCTCTCTGGACCGGGAGTGGAAGGAAGACGCCTTTTTCTCCGTGGGCGCCATGATCCCCGACGTGAACCGCACGCTTCTCTTCGAGCTGGTGAAGGCCCTGCGCGCTCCCCGGCTCttggtgcagctgctgctggcgcTGCCCCCCGACGTGTGTCGGGCTGAGCTGCGGCACCTGGTGCGCTACGTCGGCCACGAGACCGCCCCGTCGGATGTCAGGTTCCTCCTGGATGTGTGGTGGGAGGCGATGAGACATGAGCAGGATCCGGAGGACAGCGCGGTCGCTGCGTTCGGCTCCCTCGTGCGTGAGCACGGCTGTGAGTGCGCTCTGGATGACGGCTTGCAGCCCCCAAAGAGGTTCAAGGGGGACCCCGGCTCTCTGAATGGCCCACCCACTGCCGACAGCCTGCTTGTGGTTCTCATAGAGGGGTTAAAGCAAACCTACGGGAGCGTCGCCTCACCCCGCATGAAGTGCTAcgccctgggcaacctggtggagctgctgtgtgtgttcaCCGAGCTGAAGCCACAGGGCAGCAACCTCCCTGTTGCAGAGTACCTGGCCAAGGTCAGCTCGGTTGTCAGCCTCTGGAGCAGTGACATTGAAAGCCAGCACCACCACAGCGAGCTGGGTGAGAAAGTGAAGGAAGCCGAAAGGACCATGAGCTTCTCATCCATGGCCAAGCTGTCGCATGAAGAACTCATAGCTGGCTTGGACTTTCTGCGCAGCTTGTTGTGTGCCTggggagaggagctgcagggcGTCCTGAACAGCTCAGAGAATCAATGCTATGAGAGCTACTGGCTCCTTGATACTCTTTCCACCTTCAGGAAGATTCTAGTTTGCTTCTCTGAGACTGGAGACCTGAGTGAGGATGAGATGCGTGTTGCATTACAGCTGGCACAGACGGTTGATGACTTTCTCAAAGAGATCAGTACCACCCAGAAGAGCAAGGATTTGGGCACCAGCCTTGAATCTTCAGTTGCCATGACAATCAttgagcaaaagctgcaccggCACATGGAAGTGTGTTCCATTTTTGCTTCTCAAAAGACCTGGGCCTTTTCAAAGGGCTGGGTTGACTGCCTTGTGAAAAACAAAGTTCTTTTCCAGAAACCAGAGCTGGTTTTGAAATTGCTGGAGACTCTGGTGAACTTTGCCACATCCTGTGAAGACCGGGAGGCCCAGGAGATGCAGATGCAAGTGACCAAAGCCATTGTGGAGTGTTACAGTGAGCTTTCAttaacagacaaaaacaaagtgaTCTCGGGTGTCCTGGAGGCTTGGGGTGGGCCAGGGCTCTCCCTGAAGTTGCAGGTTGTCATGGATGGGTTCCAGGATGACCTCAATGTGACTTTCAACCAGATCACTAAAAGTGTATCTGATGAAGGCCTTACcagggctgtggctgctgtggcTAGGCTTGCTCTGCTGCACCCTGAGGCCACTGTGAAGCAGATTTGTAGTCTTGCTGTAGTCAACCTAGGAGCACATCAGTTCCTGGCGCAAATCCTCTGCTCTTTCCCAGCGCTGAGCTTTCTGGAGACTCATGATGATCCAGGCAGCCTGGTGGTACGGTGCCTGAAGGAAGCAGCATGGGAAAAGCTTTCCTCTGCAAGGGAGGAGGAGCAGTTTCTTGAGTTTCTGGCCTTTCTCCTGCAGCCAAGTTCAGCTGCCCCACTCGTATCACCTGCAGAAGTGACCAAAGCTTTTGTCCTTCCCTATTTGAAATCAGACTGTGCTCAAATTGAGCTGAGCCTGCAGATCCTCAGTAAAGTTTTGGGAATACAGTCCTACCCAGAGGAGCACTGGATCAAGTCCTGCCACCCGTTCCCACTTCTCCTCAGCCTCTGCAAGCTTCTAGATGGCTACACAAAGTACTGGCATCAGCCTAAGGACCAGCtcttcccatccctggagatcaAAGACCTGGTGCTGAGTGTCCTCGGCCAGCTCTGTGAGGTTGTGACTCCAGAAACCGCCTCCTCCCCAGAGGTTTGGGTCCAGTCTCTGGCCTGGCTTCACAGGAAGGTGGCATCGCTGGACTGGACCGTTGGTCTCCGACTGAAGAAGTTTTATGGAGACCACTTCAAGAACGAGGTCCCAGCGACGCTATTTGAGATCTGCGCGTTCCCTGAAGATGAATGGACATCCCAGCCTTTGCCAGCCTACGGGCCGGGCAGCGGGCTGCTGGCATGGAtggagtgctgctgtgtgtccACTGAGCTCAGAGAGACGATGCTCTCACTCCTCATGGTCAACGTGGACAACCCTGAGGAAGTGAATCTCTTCAGCAAAGGCTTCCTGGTGGCCCTCATACAGGTCCTCCCTTGGTGCAGCCACGGTGAATGGAAGAGGCTTGTGCATGTGGTCACAAACCTGCTGGAGAGGCAAGTGTTGCATGTGCCGTACACACTGGAGTACGTGCAGTACATGCCCCTGCTGAACCTCCGGCCATTTGCCTGCTACCTTCAGCTCTCTGTGCTCTTCCTGCGgggcttccagctcctctgcagctccagctgttcTACCTGGTTGCCACCACAGGCTTGGCTCCACGTGGTCCAACTGTACTGCAGCAGCCTCACAGACCTGCTGAGCTCCATCAAGAGCACCACAGGGCCCCCCTTGCACCCTGCTGAGCACAGGAGCTCTGCGGAGGAGGTGTCCTTTGTCTGCATCCAGGTGTTTTGCCACCTCCTGCACATTGCAGCCATGCTGCCTCCAGACAGTGGGTGTAGTGAGCCGCTGGTGGTTGTGGCCTTGGAGGTCCTCTCTCAGTACGAGGTATTCAGCTCTGCTGATGCATCCCCCAGCAATGTGCTGAGGAGAGCCAATGAGAAGCATTTCCTGGAGTCCATCACTGACAACATCAGTGACAAGGCTCTGCGCAGCCCCCTCCTGCAGAAGCTCAGCAAGCTGGGTGCTTAGGGCAGCCTGCTTGGCCAGGGACAGCATGAAGAGCTGAAGGGAGAATCAGAGGAGAGCACTGACCCTGCTGCAAGGGACCACTATGTGGAAAGCTGTAAGATCCGTAATAAACCTCATctatttttcacttttgaaCTAATTTCTTCCCTGCTCTGTTCTTTCCCAACCTGTCTAAATAGCAAAGCAGCCACATAAACAGCTGTGGACACAACTATTGCTGCTGCGAGCTGCCAGTCCCTTGGCCCCAACCTTGCCCAATAGTGGCCTGGAGTTGCACTGAGCTCACAAAAAGCCCTCTGGCACCAGGAAAGTACTTCTATCAGGCTGCCCTCTGCTCACTGTGGCCGCGCTGCTGTTTGTGCCAAAGCAGGATGCTCTGCGGGATGAGCAGGCACCTTGGGCAATAGGGGTGGGTGCACAGTGGCAAACTGCTGCCTAAATGCCTCCCCACCCAGAAATGAATGGCACGTGGGAGGGAGGCATCCGGTGGTGTGACTCAGGAAAGAAGTCTTTATTGATCTCTTCTGATAGGTACAGTAGTAAATAGGGCAGTGTTAGTGCAAACTGAGATGCCTCAGTggctttctttgtcttttacATAAGGCACGTTATCCgtaataaaaacagcaatatACAAATATTTGCGATGGGTAGCGAGCGGTTTATAACAGCAGCTTGTCTCAATGGTTAATGTAACAGTAGTGCTTGTGCAATAACTGACTGCGTGCTGGAAGAGGCTTTTGTAAAATCATTATTATTCTTTCCAGCCTGTACAGCCATGGCTGGGACAAGATCTGACACCCAGAAGAAATGGTTCTCCCAGACTGGGCCCCTTCCAGCCATCCTTCTTAGCTTTTAGACAGAATGAAAGGCACAGAGTGGGTGCTGGTCTATCAACTGCTGGTGCAGCTGGCTGCCCTGGAACAGGAAACTCCAGGCTTGTGCAGGAGGCTGTGTGGAGGACCTGGCTGCTCAGTTTTATGCTGTGTCCAGAGAAAGGAGGGTACCTGTCCAGTTTGTATATGTCTGCTGGTGATGCTGGTTCCTCACGCACTGACCAGTTCCTTCCCTGCCAGGTTCAGGCAGGCCTCCCTTTGTTGGGGACCAGGATGGGGCAGGAAGGACAGAGCTGGAGCTCAGGCTGTACCCAGAGTGCTGCTGGTGTCAGCTGAAGGGAGAGCAGGGGCAAGGAAACGTGTTGGGCTTTCAGTTACCTGATAGAGGTAATGAGGCAGATGCACCCATCCCCTTAAGTGACTGCAGCAAGGCAAGGGGCTTGAAAGCAGCCATCACCTGCCATGGAAGGGCTCTGTGTTGGTGGGATAGGGACTTTGCAATGTCCTGTCCTTGTCCTGCCCTTCAGTGATGGCTCTTGCCTGCCTGGCTTGCTCTGACAGAGTGCAACCAATCCTTGGATCCTGCTGGGGGCTccagagctgccctgctccttGTCAGCCACAGACATCACAGTGGTACTGAAAATCCCCTTCGAGTTAAGTGAAGAGTCCGAAGTAAGCTTGGACCCAACAGCAGTGAGGTGGGGGCAAGTCAGAAGCTGAATGCAACTGCAGTGTAAAGACACCATTGGGGAACAGGCTGTGCAGAATCACAGGGCCTGGCTTTGCTCcctgctggaggctgtaagctggaggagcagatctgagcccagcagggacagcacGCAGCTCCCacatccccagcactgctgcttgggGCTGGGCATGCTCCAGCATCGCCTACACTGCTGCATCCACTCCACGAGATCCTTTGTGCTGTGCCTCACTCTGTGCTGCCATCAGCCCTGAAAGATGAGCGTTCTGTAACAGTCCCTTCTCATGTAACCATTAgtttggtgctgcagcattgaACCCT
This window harbors:
- the GEMIN4 gene encoding gem-associated protein 4, whose amino-acid sequence is MPLLEISLYVNKSPARLCAQRPSTAAQRGRGDTSAPPGGAVGPRRPPALPERSALCVVCSAAAAMEPGSGSGERVSPWGVCEETAILHGGFLLASRLLQPRPLRELRKAEWPLVGPPITDALREIGARCPSARQHELWKKEAVSIVWAKVLLPAPPAASLDREWKEDAFFSVGAMIPDVNRTLLFELVKALRAPRLLVQLLLALPPDVCRAELRHLVRYVGHETAPSDVRFLLDVWWEAMRHEQDPEDSAVAAFGSLVREHGCECALDDGLQPPKRFKGDPGSLNGPPTADSLLVVLIEGLKQTYGSVASPRMKCYALGNLVELLCVFTELKPQGSNLPVAEYLAKVSSVVSLWSSDIESQHHHSELGEKVKEAERTMSFSSMAKLSHEELIAGLDFLRSLLCAWGEELQGVLNSSENQCYESYWLLDTLSTFRKILVCFSETGDLSEDEMRVALQLAQTVDDFLKEISTTQKSKDLGTSLESSVAMTIIEQKLHRHMEVCSIFASQKTWAFSKGWVDCLVKNKVLFQKPELVLKLLETLVNFATSCEDREAQEMQMQVTKAIVECYSELSLTDKNKVISGVLEAWGGPGLSLKLQVVMDGFQDDLNVTFNQITKSVSDEGLTRAVAAVARLALLHPEATVKQICSLAVVNLGAHQFLAQILCSFPALSFLETHDDPGSLVVRCLKEAAWEKLSSAREEEQFLEFLAFLLQPSSAAPLVSPAEVTKAFVLPYLKSDCAQIELSLQILSKVLGIQSYPEEHWIKSCHPFPLLLSLCKLLDGYTKYWHQPKDQLFPSLEIKDLVLSVLGQLCEVVTPETASSPEVWVQSLAWLHRKVASLDWTVGLRLKKFYGDHFKNEVPATLFEICAFPEDEWTSQPLPAYGPGSGLLAWMECCCVSTELRETMLSLLMVNVDNPEEVNLFSKGFLVALIQVLPWCSHGEWKRLVHVVTNLLERQVLHVPYTLEYVQYMPLLNLRPFACYLQLSVLFLRGFQLLCSSSCSTWLPPQAWLHVVQLYCSSLTDLLSSIKSTTGPPLHPAEHRSSAEEVSFVCIQVFCHLLHIAAMLPPDSGCSEPLVVVALEVLSQYEVFSSADASPSNVLRRANEKHFLESITDNISDKALRSPLLQKLSKLGA